The DNA segment GGCATAGAGGGTAAAAAAGGCTTATCCTTTTTGCTTATACCTAGGCGgcgttaaaaaatgaaaaattttcttttgataacagtaaattggtgaaaaatacactggctatcaaccaatcaaaaccaaggattCTTAGATAAGGTGTAATTAAGTCCAAAATTATATACCGGTAAAGTGCGCTGGCAATATTGCATGTGCTTACAGGTTCAGTTTCTCTTGTAGACTTGGATAATTTggacaagaaaaaaatttggtggGATAACCATATCCCCTTTGATGGTATTCCGTATTGCCTTTTGGGGTCTGAAGTGTGGGACTGTCATCACGGGCCAGACAGACATGTGAATGATAAAAAGAAACTTGTTGCCAAAAaggtatttcaaaattttctttttagcaataaaaataagaaatttatttattaacttGAAAGACATTGTACATTTTACAGATTGATGTGTTAAAtacaaactaaatatatatgtacttttaaTGTCTTTAATagttaatatattttaacagttttgatTAGAATTAGTTTAATTTATAATACTCCTATCTCTTACATAGGTTTGGTAGATTCAAGGAAGTACATTGTGCAACCTTTGTACACTGGGTCCTATAAACAAGGTGATAGGTTGTGCTGCTGGAATAGGTCACCTTTTTCAGCTTGGAAATATTTGAATAGGGCGGTAAAACTATCAGAAATATTATTCAATAAAGTTCCCACAACTGCGTCAGTAATCTTTCTTGGTCAGTGTTTTATCAACCAATTTTCTCACATTTGACACTTTGTTATTCCACTTTTACATAACATTACATAGAAACCCAAATAATATTGGAAaagagatataggaagatgtgttcaagttgtgagtgccaatgagacaactctccatccaaataacaatttataaaaaagtaaaccattataggtcaatgtacgaccttcaacatggagccttggctcacactgaacaacaagctaaacaggacccaaaaattactagtgtgaaactattcaaacggaaaaaccaacggtctaatctctataaaaaatgagaaacaacaagaaacatgtatatattacataaacaaatgacaacaactgtacatcagattcctgacttaggacaggtgcaaacatttgcagtgggaattaaaagttttaatggatccaaaccttctccctttttgtcgagccttcgattTTTGTCGAAAAAgagagactaagcgatcctacattctgtcgGCGGCGGCagccacaaatattcactctgtggttaaagtttttgaaattttaaaaactttcttaaactatactggattacttccaaacgtggacagaagcttgtttatgatcacaagatagtatccagaaattaattttgtaaaaataaattccattttttccgtattttacttataaatggacttagtttttctgcgggtaaaaaattacattcactctgtggttaaagtttttaaaatttccattactttcttaaactatcctgggtttgtaccaaacatggacagaagcttgtttatgatcataagaaaatatacagaagtaaattttgtaaaaaaattaatccattttttcaatattttactattaaatggacttagattttctgccaagaaacaacacattcactctgtggttaaatttaaaaaaaaataataactttcttatactacttttaatttgtaccaaaGTTAgatagaagcttgtttatgatcaaagcTAGTATTGAgatggaaattttgttaatattttgtacatgtgtatgtgtattttacttataaatggatttagtttttttttccagttaacattacatacaggctgcagttaaagtttttaaacatttattagattcctaaactatcctggatttttaccaaacttggtcagaagcttcttacaatcaaaagatagtatcaagaatgatatttttattttttttccctcatttttgttgagcctgtgtttttcagcaaaagtaggcgagacactgggttccacggaacccttacaaattatgctgaaacaatagcataacatcacaacatagaaaaacacatgataaaatatcaattggcagacttagttaggaatctgatgtacagtagttgtcgtttgtttatgtaatatatacgtgtttctcgtttctcgttttgtttatatagattagaccgttggttttcccgtttgaatggttttacactagtaattttggggccctttatagcttgttgttcggtgtgagccaaggctccgtgttgaaggccgcactttaacctataatggtttaatttttaaattgttatttggatggagagttgtctcattggcactcacaccacatcttcctatatctattaactcaatcaaaaaacataaattaatacataataggtatacatttttgaaatttaaattttatgaaaagggTGGGGTAACAGAAACCCAATGACACCCCCTTTCAATTAAGTATTGAAGTATGTgcatcttaaaaaaaatgtacatttagttttatcatttaaatttaaatcagTACCCTGAGATAACCTTTTAATACTAAGGAGTCAATGAATTAAATTTAGtattttataagttgttatatGTGAAACACCTATAATTAATTGTGATacatacaattgagaatggaaatggggaatgtgtcaaagagacaaaaacctgaccatagagcagacaacagctgaaggccaccaatgggtcttcaatgtagggAAAAACTCCAGCACCTGGAGGtttccttcagctggcccttaacaaatatgtatactagttaaGTGATAATATAGATGATACATGCATGGATGTTGTATGtgcattttttccattttttttacaggatGAGATGGAAGAAGAACATCCATACaccaaaaattcaaagaaaaggTTTTTAGTTCAGAGTACCAAGAAGATGGACTGCAAGTCACAGATCACTCTTAAAGCTGTTGTTAAGTTTCCTGACTTTAAGGTAAActattctttttctttcttaaagtAACTATATTCCTTAAATGGAAGATACCTAAAATGTTACCAGGAAATGGTTGTTTATGTTGCTTAAAATTGTTATAACACTCAATTCATGGTATCCTgatgaacatggaaaattatagtaCGAGCATGCATTTTGTACTTAAGacacatattctttttatgCCCTTAggcacctacaatagtagagagtcattattttttctggtctgtgtttgtgcgtccgtctgtcccgcttcaggttaaagtttttggtcgaggtagtttttgatgaagcttaagtccaatcaatttgaaaacttagtacacatgtgccTTATGGTATGATTATTCTAATTTAaataccatttgattttttacccCATTTCACGGTctattgaacatggaaaatgatagttcaagtggggcatccgtgcaCATTCTTGTTATTCATCTTCTTTTCCAATACATAGAATTACAAGTGGGGATATAATTAGTACTACAAGTAGAGTTTACTTTGTAgtaactttgaaaagtacctGTATAGTAATAATGTCCATTGTCCTATTatgacaaaaaatgtttatagttattattcatttatatgaatataaaaaactGATCCAATGTTACAGGTTGATGGCCTTGATAGCACTTACAGGAGAAAAAAATGTGCATCCAACCTTAGAGCAGCCAATTTCAATCATGTAAAGAAAGACGTGAAGATTGTGTTAATTCTTCCTGATGCCAAATCTCATCAGAATCATCTAATTGGTGAAGTAATGCATatatttatcatcttaataCAGTGCatacaaataatgtaaaaatgtttataaagtcattgttaatttagaaattagtgTGTTCAtgacaacttaaaaaaatgtgaaacataaTTAAAgcaattaccaaaaaaaatattacagctgAAATGATCACTGCAGATTTTAATAACTACAAATTTTGcaataatttacaattaatttgTGTGAGTTCTTTAATTTCTTTCCTACGATCTGATTTCTTCGGTCATTCTTTTTTTGTCATACGTAGGTTCAGATGTGcagtttcatattttattaaacatgttaaatatttcattcttataaatgtgaagaaaaagatatagttcctcacatttttttatttaattatccAATTGtcaatgaataaataaagaGAGTAACttatcaaagaattcaaatattgaaaacgTATTCAATAAGTGACCAAAGAACACAATGATTCTTGTATACACCAGGGACAGTCTACAATGTATACTAGTGGGACTAGTCACTTATAACCATGTCTATACAAATTTGCAGACAGAACTGTGCTGTTGCTGATGTCACTTGACTTCatagcaatttttttatatttacgaattttTCTTCATAACTGTACGTTCAAGTTAAacgaaaaaacatttttatcaaaatttaaacattttgtcattgcaaaatgctgtttttcaaaacattcctcagatagttttataaaatataagatcTTTTGAACTTTGAGGTATTTTGTTAGTGAATTACAAGTGGTGGCCATCTTGTTCGATATGTAAACCCTTCTACACGACTGGAGTGTTCTTCAAAACGATACGTCTCAAtctgatattttttgtcatggtaAATGGATATTAATCagattttatattaacaaatatgtactgTGAAATAAGCAAATAGCTAGTAGGTTCCTATATCAGAGATACGAAACCAAGTGTTTTGTTCAGTGGTATCGAAAGAAATGAGTCccgttagtatagaaagtccctgaatACACATAAAATCAATAGGTTGTAATGTTGCTTATTGAATGTTTTCAATATATGTGAATTCTTCCATTACTTATTAGATATAAATGTTATGACATTCTCCTTTACTGTATACCATTTTATTAGTTGTCCCTATCCATTTCAGTTTTCAGGATACTCCCAACCACTTGATAGCCAAGTGAAAGAACACATCAGGGAATTGGTTTTTGATGGTGTCAGGAAAGTGTCCGAAATGAAGAGGCACCTAAACATCTTTGTTAAGAGAGAACTTTCTTTGGACATGCCTATAACTAACAGAAGATTTCATCCAAATGAGCGAGACATAAGAAATCATATGTATTTAGCCTTAACCAAGACAAGGTAGGATAATAGTCAGTACTATGGTCATGTGTTTGATTTTAAGTTTATCAGTCCACTACCAACATAGGTTGAAGGGGACCTTAGGTTTGCATCTGTCTGTCAGTtataatcagttttccacacttgTTTTCTTCATGATTGAAGACGCTGATTTGATAACTGGTATGTAGTTTTTTAATGTCAAGTTACAGatgttcaattttttgttcCAGTGTAATGATTTTGAGTTATGGTACTTGGACTTGGAAAATTCACTCAAATAATTAGTTTCCACACCTTTTTCATCAAGCTTAaagattttgttatattctttACATCATAACAAGTTATAGCATTGTGTTCcagtaaaatgaaattttaattagtAGTGACTTAGAATTGAGCCTCACCGAAagctttttttaacatgtttttattagctcaccttgCCTGAAGGGCAGGGCAgcttttggtttttatcttaaatattattataaataaagataaactgtaaatagcaataacGTACAGCAAAATAAGAGCTCCAAATAAGTTCACTTGATCAAAGTGGTCAAGTGACCCCTTAAGGAACTAATgttctttaaattaaatttttaacaatgtttataaatttttaacaatttttacaaaatatttcccACTGTCACTTCTGggccaatttcattatagatagagataattgtaagcagcaagattgTAAAGTAAGATccacaaacacatcaccaacaCCAAAACATAATTCtgtcatgaatttatctgtgtcctttgttaaaTATGCACAAAGACTGAGATGATccacacaggctctttagagcctttagttcttatcatttttttttcttcatttttttccctataaacatgataaatcattccaatattttctataatatatCATCTGAATATTGTCGATGATATGGTTCAAGAATGAAGTCTTTTGCAAAAGGGGGATaccatttataaaaaacaaaacatttttttggattGTTTAATGGTATGATGTTGTCATCATCTGCGTTGTCGTTGTCAGACAACCAGATTCTAATAGAGTTTAAAAAGtaagaaatttgtatttatgattttttttcaggttttCAAAGAATGATCAACAGAATTTACAATGTCTGGTGAGGAAATGGGAGGCTGAATATACATTGgatactttttagctcacctggcccgaagggccaagtgagcttttctcatcacttggcgtccgtcgtccgtcgtcgtccgtcgtctgtcgtcgtccgtcgtcgttaacttttacaaaaatcttctcctctgaaactactgggccaaatcaaaccaaacttggccacaatcatcattggggtatcttgtttaaaaaatgtgtggcgtgacccggtcaaccaaccaagatggccgccacggctaaaaatagaacataggggtaaaatgcagtttttggcttataactcaaaaaccaaagcatttagagcaaatctgacatggggtaaaaatgtttatcaggtcaagatctatctgccctgaaattttcagatgaatcggtcaatcggttgttgggttgctgcccctgaattggtaattttgaggaaattttgctgtttttggttattatcttgaatattattatagatagagataaactgtaaacagcaataatgttcagcaaagtaagatctacaaataagtcaacatgaccaaaatggtcagttgacccgtttaggagttattgccctttatagtcaatttttaaccatttttcattaattaaagtaatcttttacaaaaatcttctcctctgaaactacttggccaaattaatccaaacttggccacaatcatctttggggtatctagtttaaaaaatgtgtggcgtgacctggtcaaccaaccaagatggctgccaccgctaaaaatagaacataggggtaaaatgcagtttttggcttataactcaaaaaccaaagcattttgaggaaatctgacatggaataaaaatgtttatcaggtcaagaactttctgccctgaaattttcagatgaatcggtcaatcggttgttgggttgctgcccctaaattggtaattttgaggaaattttgctgttttttgttattatcttgaatattattatagatagagataaattgtaaacagcaataatgttcagcaaagtaagatctacaaataagtcaacatgaccaaaatggtcagttgacccctttaggagttattgccctttatagtcaatctttaaccatttttcataaatctaagtaatcttttacaaaatctccactgaaactactaggcaacaatcatctttggggtatctagtttgaaaaatgtgtccgatgacctggccattcaaccaagatggccgccatggctaaaaatagaacataggggtaaaatgcagttttttgtttataactatgaaaccaaagcatctagagcaaatctgacaagaagttaaattgttaatcaagtcaatatctatctgccctgaatttttcagatgaattggacaactggttgttaggttgctgccctccaattggtaatttttaaagaaattttgccgtttttggttatcttgaatactattatagatagcgataaactgtaaacagcaataatgttcagcaaagtaagatctacaaataagtcaacatgacctaaatggtcaattgaccccttaaggagttattgccctttatagtcaatttttaacaattttcattaatttggtaaatttatgtaaatttttaccaaatatagttctctgttactaatgggcaaagttcatgatagatataattgtaagaagcaaaatcgttcagtaaggtaagaacttcaaacacatcaccatcaccaaaatacaattttgtcatgaatccatttgtgtcctttgtttaatatgcacatagaccaaggtgagcgacacaggctctttagagcctctagttttttaagACTGGGGTGAGAATTATTAGTTACCTTATGAATATAAGAAATAGGAAAGATTATCAATGCGTTTTTGATGCTTTCTGTCTTTTTACTTTGTTTATAGGAGATTGAAGTTTATGATATTGTAAGTTTTGTTGGGAAGATATCCAAAAATATTTGAGGACACATCCTTTATGTTTGATAGATTTCCTTTATGCTATTAGAATTCCAGTATACAGTAACATATCTTGGTTACCTTAATCCATTTCTCAAATTAAGAGATATAGGAGGGTCTCTAAAGTTCTTCCTTTGACAATAAGTATGctctttgtgaaaaaaattagTGTTAGCTTGATGTAAATGAGAGACTGCAATGCCAAGTGGTGTTTCTAattctttctttttctcttACAATATGCAGATCAGATggtaaacaaaaagaaaaaattaatgatGATGTTGAGGAAGTTCCCCAGTTTCTTTTTGTTCATCAATCGGAAACACAGAAGAGGCTTCTAAATATTTATGGCCAGGAGATTTGCTTGTTGGATGCAACATATAAAACATCGAGATATGACCTTCCTCTGTTCTTGGTTTGCGTCAATACAAATGTTGGATATAGTGTTGTAGCGTCTTTTATAGTTGCTAATGAGAATCGCTACACCATTCAAGAGGCACTCATTAAATTGAGAGATTGGAATCCCATGTGGAAGcccaaatatttcatgtgtgATTTTGATTTGAGAGAAATTTGGGCGCTTGAACAAACATTTGAAGGTAAACTCAGGAAAAATTCATGAAACATTGTAACTGAATTATCAATTTCATGTTTTACAAATTACCTTCAATATCACTACTAACatatttactttaataaaaaaaaagattttttttgcaaaatcaGCATAACTATTCAGAATAAGTGTATTTTAtgcaaattgaaaatattatacaaactaTTGATCATTTCCTGAATTTAtgattaacttttatttttgaatatcaaTGCATTgcttaaattattaattttgtttctagATTATATCCTCTACTTGTTGGTACGTATGATTTGGTAAGTGGGTGGTTGTGCTTTTTAATTGTTGTACTGGCATTTATATCACTATATATTCACATACGTACATACATACATCCTGAACATACATTGTACAAGCTTTTTTTAATCGCACAAGCTTTTGTTTATATCACctgcttattatttttctttagatttatgctcttttctttatatcatGAAGAGCACATTTTCATGTCAATACTTCATAATATGGCTGAAAGTTATTATAATGttgtatacatatacattgAAGGTAAACTTATAGTTTGGATAAAGAATAATTAGGATAGTGTTATTTTCCctgattaatttattattagttTTACCATTGTTTCAGTTcttaaaattttttaaatattatgaatcaaaaattcaatttcCCTTATTGTTTTCCTTAAGAGtataaatttcatacattttaatacTTATGATTTTCAGTTCCAGTTATCATAAAATGGACACATTATGGAAATCTTTCAGCTTTAATATTGTCATCTTTATACTTTTCTGATTGGTGGCTTACTAGtgtttcaatatatatgttatatatatataaacgagtctaaattgaaaactacgttcaaacctatgactgcgttggataaaaaccgcaatttttatacgtgtgcatgtcaaacaaatttcgttgtagaagggtctataTATAgtcaggggcagatccagccaatTTCAAAAAAGGAGTAAAGAGGGATTTCAACTTTAtactcccattcaaatgcatttattgTCCTAAAAAAAAGGGTGTCCTACACCAGGACCCTttggatctgccactgataTAGTGTACAGTGTTACATTCAGTGttcttattttaattgatattttagagAAATAATTTAGTATAATTACTACtttatttctaataatttgATGAACTAACTATCAGAAAGAGAAAACCTGCATtgtttttgaaagtttataaatcacattgaaaaagtaaaaactttttatattcTGGCATATATGGtttttaaaaacacatatatgaaaataaaatacaaaatagataATTTTACTGCAATTATATGGTTGGTCTACCTTGTTGCATCTTACTTTAAATTCCTTATTACAATTATTAGctgatatttcaaaagaattttattccttttttaaataattttttttttacacgacATAAAACCATATAGTTAACTCcttacattgattttataaaagtgaatttattgtttatgtCAGTTGCAAATTACAGTATGAATGCATGTTACTTAGTTATCAAGTGTTTAGATGTGttgatttatgtaaaagattCTTTTGGAGTGTGCCATTGAGCACCTAAATACATAGCCtaataatattttaactttGTAATTGAATAGAACGATTTGTATGTTTTAGGTTTAATGGTGTATCTTTGTGACTTCCATAGGGAACAAGCCTGGCACAGATGGCTAAGAGAAATTAAGCATGATTGCATTGATGAgaaagatgaaattaaaaaaatgtaatgcttatttataaagttaaaaagatatattcatTGTCACATGTACTTCTgaactcataaaaaaatactaaattatataatgtaGTTGATGCTACATGATggttaaaattaaatgttactTATTGCATTTTACCAGCAACATACAAACGTTAAGatgtttaattatatttcaaacaatCAATTACAGCTCTTCTATAAAAGCatgcaaaacaaaactttgGTCGGCTTGCTTACTATGTTTGCTTGGATGGTTGCAAACAATAGGTAGGTGGAGTTTCAATATATACTGGGATTTGATTGGACATAAATTGAAGTTAATGTTTATTGTCCAATCAAATTCCAGTATATAGTAAACAAACTACCTACCTGTTGTTTACAAACATCCAAACTATCACAGCAAGCAAGTTGATCAATGGTTTGCTTTGCATGCTTTTATAGATGAACTGTAAGTATTTAGTTTGCATACAGCACATGACTATGAGTAACAGTTTTCAATCCATGACAATTCTTTTAGAGTGCATAAAAGGAAAATGACCATGTTTAAACGAAAGTAGGCTCCCTGAAAATATAGCCCTCAATTAGGaaacatttattgattttgtcatacAGTCAGTTGTGAATAAATTCTGGAATGCACCAGTAagacaaaaatttcaaagttatcAAATTGTGACATATCCGTTTGTTAGTTACATGAATtagttacatattttttcaaatgatttgattgaataattttactttcagGTTAAGAGAAATAGCTGATGCTGATTCTGCAGAGACATATGCAAATGCTTTGCAACAATTAAGAAGCAGTGATATTTTCAAGGCAAAGGTCTCCTTGAGAAATTGGCTCGAAAACAAATGGCTCCTGAACTGCAAggtttgttaatttaaaatttaaattttgacacCAATTACCACcagcttaatttttttgaaaagtacaGGTATATAAAAGGGATAGTAGCtacaattttgacaaaattataacCAAGTTTTATAGCTGTTATAATCAAAGATATgtacttaaaatataaaataagattgTTGTAATGTTAACATGAACTACAGATGTGGTAATActtcattataaatattgtgTTGTGTGTCTAGTCTTCTCATTGATTATGCATCtgtggtggagagttgtctcattgtcaatcataccacatcttcttatttttatattatcaacaGTTGAACAGTTCAAATAACTTGCAACATTATCACACATTTTATACAATTGAAAAGTTGTTTATTACACAATGTTATTAGGTGtctgtttattataaattttttcAGAGATGGTCAAAACTTTTCAGAAATTCACTCTTTAACATCAGAGTGAATACAACCAATGGCCTTGAAAGACAACACAAAGAACTCAAGGAAAACTACTTGACAGAGTATATAGATAAATCTCTGTCAAGTATGGTGACATCATTGGTAACCAAATACTTACCAGATAGTTATGAGAGGTATTTTTTACTCTGATAagaaattaatttattgtttgaGACCATTTGCAGCCACTTTAAATCCCCAAAATGATTACTCTCATTATTTATTAGTAGTTAGGGAATACGTACCTAATGCAATTATTGActgcatatatttgtttaaaacaatgttaattttgggtcagtttttttttgttggtataTTGTATTATGAATATCTCTTTTGTAAtctaataatgttttaaaaaggttGACTGAAGCACATTTTAAGAATGAAGAGTTCTATCCTTCTGACATTATGTGTGTGTTTCTGTCAATGCTTTTACaccaataaaattacaaaagaaagCTTTCAATTCTTAGTTAAATCAAAGTTAGAGATGCTGATTACACCAATACCATGAATACAGTAAATATTAATGCACATGAACAGTTCCTGTTATTcaaattgttgatttttattcagAGACCATGTTTGCCCATTCCTTAAGTTGTTTTGATTGTATCTCAAATTAATACTTTtaatgccccacctacgatagtagaggggcattacgttttctggtctgtgcgtccgttcgtatgttcgtttgtctgtccatccgttcgttcgtctgtctgtcccgcttcaggttaaagtttttggtcaaggtagttttagatgaagttgaagtccaatcaacttgaaacttagtacacatgttccccatgatatgatctttctaatttgaaggccaaattaaactttttaccccaatttcacggtccacctaacatagaaaatgaaagtgcatgtttcaggtttaagtttttggtcaagttagtttttgatgaagttgaaatccaatcaacttgaaacttagtacacatgttccctatgatattatctttctaattttaatgcctaattatattttttatccaatttcaca comes from the Mytilus trossulus isolate FHL-02 chromosome 3, PNRI_Mtr1.1.1.hap1, whole genome shotgun sequence genome and includes:
- the LOC134711096 gene encoding uncharacterized protein LOC134711096 translates to MSTINLKYHPDIESAYAAIRKYELETTSKYILYYREAGFNQKDLDNLDKKKIWWDNHIPFDGIPYCLLGSEVWDCHHGPDRHVNDKKKLVAKKDEMEEEHPYTKNSKKRFLVQSTKKMDCKSQITLKAVVKFPDFKVDGLDSTYRRKKCASNLRAANFNHVKKDVKIVLILPDAKSHQNHLIGEFSGYSQPLDSQVKEHIRELVFDGVRKVSEMKRHLNIFVKRELSLDMPITNRRFHPNERDIRNHMYLALTKTRFSKNDQQNLQCLVRKWEAEYTLDTF
- the LOC134711097 gene encoding uncharacterized protein LOC134711097; protein product: MILSDGKQKEKINDDVEEVPQFLFVHQSETQKRLLNIYGQEICLLDATYKTSRYDLPLFLVCVNTNVGYSVVASFIVANENRYTIQEALIKLRDWNPMWKPKYFMCDFDLREIWALEQTFEDYILYLLVRMIWFNGVSL